One segment of Solanum lycopersicum chromosome 1, SLM_r2.1 DNA contains the following:
- the LOC101244115 gene encoding probable serine/threonine-protein phosphatase 2A regulatory subunit B'' subunit TON2, whose translation MYSGSSDGEGPDATAQRKIPPPSSMLWVRNLRRYIGSGAGLGSEALMELETKRILLDIFKEKQQKSAEAGTIPSFYKKKPEEGSISHRVQRLAKYRFLKKQSDLLLNADDLDAMWVCLRENCVIDDATGAEKMNYEDFCHIASVCTEQIGPKCRRFFSPSNFMKFEKDESGRIAILPFYLYVMRTVSLTQARIDMSELDEDSDGFLQPHEMEAYIRGLIPNLAQLRDMPAAFVQMYCRIAAHKFFFFCDPHRRGKACIKKILLSNCLQELMELHQETEEEVTDTEQAENWFSLTSAQRICDMFLALDKDMNGTLSKQELREYADGTLTDIFIERVFDEHVRRGKIGGGNAREMDFESFLDFVLALENKDAPEGLTYLFRCLDLQGRGFLTTADIHTLFRDVHQKWIEGGNYELCIEDVRDEIWDMVKPSDSLRISLADLLSCKQGGTVASMLIDVRGFWAHDNRENLLQEEEEPQEEG comes from the exons ATGTACAGTGGCTCAAGCGATGGAGAAGGTCCTGACGCTACGGCGCAACGAAAGATTCCCCCGCCATCCTCAATGCTTTGGGTTCGAAACCTCCGAAGATACATCGGATCCGGTGCGGGTCTCGGGTCTGAAGCCCTAATGG AGCttgaaacaaaaagaatattgCTAGATATTTTTAAGGAGAAGCAACAAAAGAGTGCTGAAGCTGGCACAATTCCTAGCTTTTATAAGAAG aAACCTGAAGAGGGATCTATCAGTCATAGGGTTCAGAGGTTGGCAAAATACCGATTTTTAAAG AAACAATCTGACCTTTTGCTGAATGCTGATGATTTGGATGCTATGTGGGTATGCCTAAGAGAAAACTGTGTGATAGATGATGCAACTGGTGCAGAAAAG ATGAATTATGAAGACTTTTGCCACATTGCCTCTGTATGTACAGAACAAATAGGGCCTAAATGTCGCCGCTTTTTCAGTCCTTCAAATTTCATGAAGTTTGAGAAGGATGAATCAGGGAGGATTGCCATCCTGCCATTTTACCTATATGTGATGCGTACA GTTTCACTTACTCAAGCCCGAATTGACATGAGTGAGCTTGATGAAGACTCTGATGGTTTCCTTCAACCCCAT GAAATGGAAGCCTATATACGGGGCCTGATTCCTAACCTAGCACAGCTTCGAGACATGCCAGCAGCTTTTGTCCAAATGTATTGCCGTATAGCTGCAcacaaatttttcttcttttgtgatCCCCATAGGCGAG GTAAGGCATGcataaaaaagattttacttAGCAACTGTCTCCAAGAGTTGATGGAACTTCACCAG GAAACTGAGGAGGAAGTTACTGACACAGAGCAAGCTGAAAACTGGTTTTCCTTGACTTCTGCACAGAGGATTTGTG ACATGTTTCTTGCTCTTGATAAAGATATGAATGGAACATTGAGCAAGCAGGAGCTAAGGGAATATGCGGATGGTACACTAACAGATATCTTCATTGAAAGAG TTTTTGATGAGCATGTTCGACGTGGAAAAATTGGAGGCGGCAATGCCCGTGAAATGGATTTTGAAAGTTTCCTTGACTTCGTTCTAGCCCTGGAAAACAAGGATGCCCCGGAGGGTCTTACATATTTGTTCAGGTGTCTTGATCTCCAAGGAAGGGGTTTCTTAACTACAGCGGATATTCACACACTATTCAG aGATGTCCATCAAAAATGGATTGAAGGAGGGAACTATGAACTATGCATCGAGGATGTAAGGGATGAAATATGGGATATGGTGAAGCCGTCTGACTCTTTGAGGATATCACTGGCTGATTTGCTATCATGCAAACAAGGTGGCACTGTTGCAAGCATGCTTATAGATGTGCGTGGTTTCTGGGCCCATGACAACAGAGAAAATCTTCTACAGGAAGAGGAAGAACCCCAAGAAGAAGGATGA
- the LOC101243821 gene encoding proline-rich receptor-like protein kinase PERK3, translated as MASSVAAVAGGIGGVVVVLLGVIFFVCFRGRKYSNRNSDSASSDPSAVVSVEMKRGGSFGQSRLFRMEELEKATKHFDENSLIGCGSFGLVFKGLLCDGTVVAIKRRLGTPKQEFTEEVARLSRIQHRNLVSLLGYCQDSGYSMLVFEYLPNGSMHNHLYDTGKESATKLEFKQRLSIAIGTAKGLSHLHSQHPSIIHGNFKTANVLVDEDFIAKVADAGILKLLEKIDDAGPSGLSSFNAFKDPEINQIGIHCETSDVYSFGVFLLELVTGRDASHIDEFGSNQSVLDWVEKQLSSEQLVDHRLLGSFTAEVMRDFVKIALRCMSFPGRYRPTMETVVLDLEKILEREIMHTTVMGEGTSTVTLGSQLFTN; from the exons ATGGCAAGTTCAGTTGCAGCTGTAGCAGGAGGAATTGGAGGGGTTGTAGTAGTATTGTTGGGAGTGATTTTCTTTGTATGTTTTCGTGGCAGGAAGTATTCAAATAGGAATTCAGATTCAGCTTCTTCAGATCCATCTGCAGTAG TTTCGGTGGAGATGAAAAGGGGAGGATCATTTGGTCAATCCAGGCTGTTCAGAATGGAGGAATTGGAGAAAGCTACAAAGCATTTTGATGAGAACAGTCTCATTGGTTGTGGGAGTTTTGGTCTTGTTTTCAAAGGATTGCTTTGTGATGGAACTGTTGTTGCTATAAAAAGGCGTTTAGGGACTCCCAAACAGGAATTTACTGAAGAG GTTGCTCGTTTATCAAGGATTCAGCACCGCAATTTGGTCAGTCTTTTAGGCTACTGTCAAGACAGTGGATACTCCATGCTGGTTTTCGAGTATTTGCCTAACGGAAGCATGCACAATCACTTGTATG ACACAGGGAAGGAATCTGCAACAAAGCTAGAATTCAAGCAAAGGTTATCTATTGCTATTGGAACAGCTAAAG GTTTAAGTCATTTACATAGCCAACACCCTTCAATAATCCATGGGAACTTTAAAACAGCTAATGTTCTGGTTGATGAGGACTTCATTGCAAAAGTTGCAGACGCGGGGATTCTAAAGCTACTCGAGAAAATTGATGATGCAGGTCCTTCTGGCTTGAGTTCTTTCAATGCTTTTAAAGATCCAGA GATAAACCAAATCGGAATTCACTGTGAGACAAGTGATGTTTACAGTTTCGGCGTGTTCTTGTTAGAGCTTGTAACAGGTAGAGATGCTTCACATATAGATGAATTTGGATCAAACCAAAGTGTACTCGATTGG GTTGAGAAACAGCTGAGTTCAGAGCAGTTAGTGGATCATAGGCTGCTTGGAAGCTTTACTGCAGAGGTTATGAGGGATTTCGTCAAGATAGCGTTGAGATGCATGAGTTTCCCTGGTAGATATAGACCAACCATGGAAACGGTCGTGTTGGATCTTGAAAAGATTCTTGAGAGGGAGATCATGCACACAACTGTTATGGGAGAAGGTACTTCCACAGTTACTCTAGGGAGTCAATTATTTACAAACTGA